The sequence TGTAGGTTCATTTATTTCAGATACGGTTCAAGGTAATGCAGAAAACGTTCTGTTGCGCCGCAGTTTTTACGGACGAATGCTTCTGAAATATTTCCGGCGCGAGTTCGAATTTCGGAATTATCCAACAATGTTCTTAAGGTTCTATATAGCTCTTTTTCTTGTTCAATGACGAAGCCGGCTCCTTGTTTAGCAAGTTCAACAGCTTCTTGCGAGTTAGTATGTTTTGGACCGTAGATGACCGGGACGCCGAATACCGACGGTTCAAGAACATTATGAATGCCCTGTTTGAAACTTCCCCCGATGTAGACAACATGGGCATATTGATAGAGCGCCACTAAAATGCCAATGCTGTCGATCAAAATCACTTTTTCACCGGCAAAGTTATTAAGTTCAGAAAATCTAATATGCGAAATATTCCCACTCAGTTTCGATTCCAATTCTTCCAGATAGTCAACCGTCGGTTCGTGCGGCACAATGATAGTCAACAATGCATTTTCATTTTGTTGGATTTTCAGAATTACAGGAAGGATAACATCATCATCCTCGGACCAGTTTTGACCCACGACAAATATCTTTTTATGAGCAGTGATAGATGGTGATAACAAATGTTTTTGACGGGCATCTTCGCTTCTCATCATCACCTGGTCAAAGCGAGTATCTCCGATTACTTTGATCAGTGGAACAGTTGTTCCAAACTTCTGAAAAGATAATTGATCATTTTCCGAAACAGTCAAAATATGTGTGAAGCAATTGTAGAGAGAACGATGAAAGTGAAGAAACAATGGAAGAGTACGA is a genomic window of Bacteroidota bacterium containing:
- a CDS encoding glycosyltransferase N-terminal domain-containing protein, with the translated sequence MNFFLIAYNITVIPLLWIVFHLGGFVNKKIRRGIRGRKNLFPVLQANIEKLKGSKRFWFHASSLGEFEQAKPIIAAIKKNHPNVDIIATFFSPSGFDNSKNYKAANVISYIPFDSYHSVKTFIKIVQPDVAIMVRYDIWPNMIYALRKNNIPIVIANATMKGNSLRTLPLFLHFHRSLYNCFTHILTVSENDQLSFQKFGTTVPLIKVIGDTRFDQVMMRSEDARQKHLLSPSITAHKKIFVVGQNWSEDDDVILPVILKIQQNENALLTIIVPHEPTVDYLEELESKLSGNISHIRFSELNNFAGEKVILIDSIGILVALYQYAHVVYIGGSFKQGIHNVLEPSVFGVPVIYGPKHTNSQEAVELAKQGAGFVIEQEKELYRTLRTLLDNSEIRTRAGNISEAFVRKNCGATERFLHYLEPYLK